The DNA segment ACGGCCCACGCCCCGactcctgcctcaggacccgaAGAAGAGGGCCTATGTGCACATGATTTCCAATCTCATCGTCAGTGGCATCCAACCTCTGCAGGTGTGGCTGGGTGCCTGCATCCCTGCACACCTCTCACATGCCTCCCCTCACGTGCTCCTGCCTTTAGACACACGCTGAAGTATGAGATGCCACAGCGGGGCACCCAGCttgggagtgggggtggcagGAGGACAGGAAGGATCCCCAGCGGTTTAGACCCAGACTGTGTGGCAGGAGGGGCGAGGGATCCTAGGAATCATCGGCCGTCCTGGGTCCCCGGCCACATTCTGAGAAGCCCCAGGTTTCCAAGGACTCATCTGGAGGTGCTCGAGGATGGGGAAGGGCCAAGTGGCAGGGAGAGGCTGATCAGCACCAACCCAGACCTggacccctcccctcccagccatGCCCCCCCCACCTTTAACCAGAAAAGCCTCCCTCTCATCTGTTCTGTATTCTAGATTGGGAGTctcaaaagatttcatttttaaaagttttcactggttaaaaaataataataatgataagtATTAAAGAAATTCATCTGTGTTAACTCCTgactttgcaaatgaggaaatagCCCCAGAAAAGAGAGGGACTTTGCAGAGTCACTCAGCTAAGTATGACAGAGCAAGGACCAGAGTCCAGGACCCCCGACTATGCACTGTGCCCTCATCCCCAGAATACCTTGTCTTGTTTAACAAAGGAGGTGGGGGCAGAccgtcccattttacagacgaggaagcCAGAGCTCAGAAGTGAAACGGTTCCAAGGCTGTAAGGATGGAACCAGAGTCCAGATCTCCTGAAAGCCCATCCTGTGCTCCTCCTCCATCTATCCTCCCCCCCACCCGACCCGCATGCCACAACCCCCTCTCTACAAGGGGCCACGTAAAGGAGACATATTGGTTGCCAGAGAGATGGGCCTCAGGTCATGGCCACCCACTTTAAAGCCACAGACTGTCCTGTGCCCCAACCCTTCACATCTCTGCTGGGGCCACAAGCTTCCAGACAATGGGCCATTCAGGCAACCTGAGAAGGTTGCTGCTGGgatcactccccccaccccactgcccctctccccgTCCACCCTCAGTGCCCTGATGGGAAGAGGGGGCTTATGGAGCCCAGGAGGGGACAGATGGACAGCCAGGGGCGGGTGGGAACAGAGCTTCCCTGAGGGGGTTTGGCTGGGAGTCAGGCCTAGCCTGGCTCCCACAGCCAGTCACAGATTATCCTTGGTTTTACAGAACCTGTCTGTCCTGAAACAACTGAGACAGGAGAACAATCTGCCCTGGGCCCAGAAAGCCATCAGTTCTGGCTTCGAAGGTGAGTCCTTTGGCCTGAGAGCCCCCCTGTGACAGCTCAGAGAAATGGCCCTTATGCCTAGGGCCCTGGGCATCTGCAACAGCCTCCCAGGCTCTTTGCTCTTGACAGTggcatgggtgggggtggggctggggggcagggctgAGGAGGCAGTGGGGCTGGATGGCATCCAAACGTGGCCTCAACCTCTGGCACTTCTGGGAACCTCAGCACCTAAGCCCCAACTCTTTGGAGCTGGATGGTCCGGCTTCTGCCTCACTGCCCACTGCAGCCGGGAAGCAGAGGCCAGTAGGGTGCTGGCCCATCCATGTGAGAGCGGCTGCCTTGGCCAGTGGCAGGTCTTGTCCCTTCTCCGGGAGGGAATGGCAGCTGGACCTGAGGAGCCCAGGGAGACTTCACTTGTCCCTGCGTCCCCGCGAACTCTCTCCAGATCTGGTTGTCACATTCCCTCTAGCACGCATGCCCCAGCCTGTCACTCAGCTGCCCATTTCAGAACTCTGGGGGCCGAGGTCCATTCTGTGCCCAGAGTAATATTATTCATGTCCCCACAGCTCTGGAGCAGATCCTGCAGGGCACAGCAGGGAAATACTGTGTGGGAGACGAGGTGAGCCCTCCCGCGCCCCACTCCCCGCCTTCCCACAAcagccttctccctccaccccagggcAGGCGTGGGCAAGGGTGGGGGAGGCctgagggtaggggtggggggagggactgAGATCCACCCACACAAGCccaggggagaagaggagaggggtGGGGCGGTGGGGATGGGTTAGAAGAGCCAGATGCTCTTCACAGGAGTGTCACAGGCTGGCACCCCAGTGGACACACCCCGCCCAGCCTGTGAGCATGTGCTCTGATGCAAACCCACCCAACCCTCTTTCAGGTGACCATGGCTGATCTCTGCTTAGTGCCTCAGGTGGCAAACGCTGAAAGGTAAGAGAGCACCCTGCCACCCTCCGTGTTGCACCTGGTTCCTCCCCTCACAATGCCCAGCCTCCTCCCACAGGCCCTGACTTCAGAGGCTGGGGAAGCATCTCACGCAGAAACTCTCCCGAACTGTGCCAGTCCTCACAGCTCCCGTGGCCTGAGGGCACAGCAGCAGAGATGAGTGGAATGCACCCTGGCAGGCCCCATCATAGCGCATAGGATCCTCTATAGCCTCTGCTCCTAAGAGGAGGTGGCTCGCCTGGTGCACAGCCCTGAGAAGAAACTACCCCAAGAGCCTACTGCCCCTGCCTTGGCAGGTCTGTGCCTCGCTCTGCTTTCCTCCATCAGCCTGTCAGTGAGGCAGGAAAGAGTACCCCTCTGAAAGGCATCACACCAGCCACCATTGGGACAGGGAGAGGTTATGACACATTTGCTGCCCCTGGGAAGCTTATGATGTGGGTGGAGAGGTCATCTGCATGTGTAAATGACAGGCACTGTGCCTTACACATAGTAggttcttttttcaaatattttatttatctgagagacagagcataagcagggggagcagcaggtggagggagagggagaagcagggtctccgttgagcagggagctcgatcccaggaccccaggatcatgacccaagccaaaggcaaatgctgaaccaactgagccacccaggtgccccctcatagTAGGTTCTCGATGAGTAGCCATTGCTTGGAATAGGAACAGTAGGCAACAGAGAGGCAACTCAACCACATGGGCACAGCATCAGACCCGCCATCCCCAGAGCTGCCTGTGAATAAGGCCCCCACGTGGCAGGGCAGCTTCCTGCGCCTTCTCCAGTCAGCCCCAGCAGCCTCATCCAGCCCACCTCTGAGCCCTCTGAGCTTCCCACAGGGTAGTCTCCCTAAGCCCCAGCAGACCTGGTGCTGAGACGGTGTTAGACGGGTGTTTCTCTGCCGCAGGTTCGAGGTGGATCTCACTCCCTATCCTGCCATCAGCCGCATCAACAAGACGCTGCTGGCCTTGGAGGCTTTCCAAGTGTCTCACCCCTGCCGGCAGCCAGACACTCCCCCTGAGCTGAGGGCCTAGCTCTCTAACTGTGCCCTGTGGgcgaggggggcagggagggggtgcaggagcagaagccgggggtggggggatgggggtggggttggCGAACAGGCCTAGAATCAAGCGAGCCCtccctggaggagcaggaggctTACACTTGAACTTGGACTCTAGCCTTGGATCTGCCTTCCCACTGAACGTCTTTGTGCCTCAGTTACCTCATCTGTCAAATGTGGGGAGAGGAtgctgggagggagagagggagggaggactgCAGGAATGTTACCTGTCATTTGTTTGTGGGGGCGGTTGTGAAGATGTGGTTCACCAGAGAGGTAAGGGAGCCTGCgcacctcttcccctccctgtgGCTGTGCCCACGCTGGAGATTTGATCATTAAACTGAagcccccaaaaaaataaataaataaaaataaataaataaaaaaaataaactgaagccCCAGCCTCTGGCTTGTTCGGTTAAAGCTGAGCTGCGTTCCAGAAGATGAATGCTCTTCCTAGCTGGAATCCCCATGTGTCTGGGCCGGGAGAGGAAGTCAGCCAGCCGCTTGCCCACCCTGTGGGAGGCCTGGCCCGTGGCCCCTCAGAGCAGTGGAGAGAAGGGAGTCCGAAAGCCTGCCTGAGAGAATCAGACCAGATCCAGGAGAGAACAGATAGAAGCAGCAGGAAGGAAAGCATTTTGTGACCAGCTGAGTTCCCCGGGCTAGGATGGTaccagttaagtgtcccactggAACACAGAGAGGTGCACCGGCCCTCTCAGCCCAGTGCTACGTCTCAGGGGCAGCCTTCTCCAGACCAGTCCCAGGAGTGGGCACTGCAGATAAATCCAGTCATAAATGGCCCAGGGAGTCGGAGGCAGGCTCCCCTGTGGGCAGCGTGAACTGCACTGCCCAGGCTGTTCAGGACCCCACCCAGGACTCAGCTTACCCTGAGGCCCCTTCTGGGAGGGGAACGAGATGACTTCTGTGTCCTGTACTTGAGATTTCATTTCCCCTGTGTGGCTAAGGTTTAAACAGTAAGTTAAGGTAGATGTGTCTGGTCCAAATAGAAACCACCACGTTCAGCCATGAGTCCCATTTTCTTTAGAATGACCCAAGTGGGCCACTCTTGTTCCCGAGACACATTTGTCTTGGCAGAGCCAGAAAAAAGCACAGGACAGTAGATGAGACCCAGCAGTGGCGAGGGGACTCGGGGGCTCCCCTGCTCTGTCACCATCTCTCCCTCAGCTCATTCCAGGCCTGCCCGGCTGGGTGAAGCCCATCCATACTCTCTCCAGGAAACCTTGAGACACTAATCTCCTCAGCCCAGGGAGCAGGAATGGCACCTGATTTGGACATTTGAGGTTGAAGGTGACTAAAGGCCCCGTAGATTTGAAAGGTGGAACTAACTCCAGGGAGAGAAGGCTGGCCCCAGCTCCGGGCAGTGCTCCCTCAGCTCCAGGCAGCCGGcctccctggccctggagggATAGTGCATAGTGCAAGCGCGATGGGGGAGGAGCAACGCACAAGGCCAGATGGGCTGCTGCTGCCACTTCCCAGGGGTTGAGGCGGCGGCTGGCACCTTTGGGAGCCCACAAAAGCCATCGGAACTGGTCTCCACCACTGCTGAGCTTGCGGAGTTCCTCCTCCCAGTCCCATCACCAGGCAACAGACGAGACTTCTGGGAAGTAAGGGAATTAGATTGAGTCGCATCCGAGAGTGGGTACAGGGACAGACAACCTGCCCTGAGTGATTCTAGAGACGACTCAGTACAGTGAGGGGGTGAATGGGTTTTCCTGGAAGAAAACTCGTGACTGGCCTATTCAGGCTGGTGATGGGCTGGCCACTCCCTCCATTCAGTCCACTAGCTTGCAGTGAGACTTCCCCAGTGACTACCCCGGCTGGGAGCTAGGATGTGTGGCCTTGTGACTGGGAATGCGGCAGACTTGGCCCTTGCTCCTTCTGAGCTTTTGTCCCTCATTTACTACGGGAAGTTTACTTGGCCACTTGAACTCTGCTGCTCAATGTGGCTGGTCTGTTGTCCATCTGCTTCTCTGATCCAAAAATGACTTCTAAGAGTTGCCATGTTTCAGCTCAGGTATCCTAGACACAGAGTATTAACCTATTTAACCTGGGGCTCTATCAGCCAGCCTAAAACTGGTGGCAAAAGCTAAAtggcttttaaagaaattaagtcaggtacacaggtgctacagcCTCTGTTGTCACAACATTATAGAAACCATCCCTCATCTGTGGCACAAAACCCatgttacatatttttctcatatttcccatAGTTCCAGTCCTCTGTTCAACAGGACTTTCCTGGTATGTGTCAGATGTAAAGCGAAAATCAGCCATGGGtggatggggaggagagagaacaaatgTGGGTTTTCCTCTGGGCTCAGTAGAGATCCTTGGGGTTCCATTTCTGAGGCCCTCTTTCTTGCTTTCCCCAGAACCCCTAACCCCCAAAGTCAGACAAACTTGACCTTCcccacaaaaacagaaatgtgtCTAAGCCAGAGAAACTCACTCAGGGATCCACAGAGGTGATTTACCTGGAATGTGCTGGGTTCTTGCAAGCATTCCCACATCAATGGGAAGTGACTAAACCTTCGTGGCTCTCGGCTCCACTGGCTTTAGGAGGATGATGGTCCATCTTCTTATCTCATGATATTTTTGTAAAGGAgatctttgtgtgtgtggttttttaagatctcatttattcatgagagatacagagagaggcagaaggagaagcaggctccctgtggggaacctgatgcgcaactcaatcccaggaccccaggatctcgacccgagctgaagacagacacccaagcactgagccacccaggtgccctggatatTGTATTTTAAAGCCAGAACCTAAACCTCAGGAGCTGTCCACACAGCTGGTAGCACCACAGGCTGGTCTCAGGACCAGGGCTGGGGAACCCCCTTGCCACCTTCTTCACTCAGACCTGAGGAGAGCGCCTGGGTGCTCAAGGGCCTGCAACCACTCTGGGTGTCTCCCACGGGCTTCCGGGGACCAGGCCCATGAGGAAGTGATGGAACTGGGGGCCAAGTCTGCCACATTCCCAGTCACAAGGGGCTAAGAGAAGGCAGGCCCAGGGACCCACCAGCCCAGGGCAAACAGGGATGGGGAAGGGGTGTACAGAGAGGGGCTTGGGATGTACAGAGGCTCTGGCCTTGCTGGAGGACCACAGCTTATGAGAAAGGAGAGTGGTCTGGTCTCTGGGCTTGGGGTTTTGAGTCAGAGTGAGGCTATTGCTCTGTGTTCCAGCCCTGGGCCCTCCGTGGAGTCCAGGTCACCAGCATGGTTAGCTGACCTGCTGTTGAGGGACGTGGAGACCCAAGACTGCTGGCCTCAGCCCTCTGCACTGAGAACCCTCCTCCGGGGACCTGTGGCTGGATACATGGGAGAGAGGAGGACCCTCTTTATTTCCAGAGACAATGCGGCATTTGTAAGCCATCTTCCCTGCTTGAGAACAGAGTTCCCTGAAGAACTCTGGGACCCCACTCCTGACCACCCTCTTAACCCCCATGCCGTGCAAGGTGACTAGCCTTGGTCCATACGTGCTTATTAGATGGAAATATGTCCTCCCTGTACAGCTATGGCTGGCCACCCCTCCTGGAATGTCTCTCCCCTTTGAGGGGCCCTAGAAGATCTTGAAGGAGCAGATTTTTCCCTACGTGCAGAGACTGGTGTCTAGAGGTCAGACCAAATGGCTCTGAAAGCTTAGCAATAATGAGGCTTCTCTAAAGGGTTTGGAAAGCTACCTCTTCTGATTTCCTTAGGTCTGCAAATAAGCTCTTGTCTTCAGGGGCCAGATACATCTCTCGACTCAAAACCATCACCTTTTCAGGGGATACTTTCCAGCAGGGGCTTCTCTCCAAAGGCTGAGTGGGTGGTAAGAGTCATGTCCTTCATTTCCACCTCAGTTGTCAGGTGTGTGGAGAACAACTGGCAGATCCCTGACTCTGGTACGTCAGAGGCCACAGGGGGCCTGATCTACTTGCCACGGTGGGGGTGGCTGCAGGGGATGACAGACGTGCAGATGCTAGAGTGGCCTGCTGGGTAATTGAGTGGAAAGGGTTTTTCACTGCTATAGAAGTAGGAAGTCCTGGGAAGTACTTTAGAAGGATGAAAACAGTAAGAAGGACCTGCCAGGAAATACTTGAGGACAAAGCAAAATATGTGGGATTTTGTCCCAAAGCAATTTTATACATCCATCAAGGAAAGTAGTAAAGCTGACTGAACACACGGTGCATGCACCTACTTGTAAGAACTCATATCGGCAACacctaacttttatttatttatttttaaatatcttatttatttattcatgagacacagagagagagaggcagagatacaggcagagggagaagcaggctcactgcagggagcccgatgtggcactcgatcctgggtctccaggatcatgccctgggctgaaaaagccgctgagccacccaggctgccctccacctaactttttttttttttttttaagatttatttatttatttattcattcatgagagacacagagagagagagagaagcagagacacaggcagagggagaagcaggctccatgcagggactcgatcctgggtcgccagaatcacacaccctgggctaaaggaggcgctaaactgctgagctacccgggctgccccttccaCCTAACTTTTAAACATAACTTATTTAGCTCTCCATTCCAAAGTCGCTAGCAGGTCACATTCCACTTTGGGAGAATATGTGAACTAACAGGGCTGCTGAGTTTAGCCAGAACCTCATAGGTTAAAGAATATCAAACTGAATGTCAAGAGCTGTAAATATAATCCTGAGCTATGTCAGGGTCAATGATATGACGAGAGTGctcttatgttttttctttttaagtttttattattttagagagattgagagagagaacaggggaggggcaggatcacaagcagactccacgcccagcacggagcccaacacagggctctatcttacaaccctgagatcatgacttgagccgaaatcaagatcggatgcttaactgactgagccacccagatgccccaacaggAGTgcctttaaaagttaaaaaataaccctcgatatggggcacctggctggcataGTCAGTGAAGCGTGCAACCCATGACCttagggctgtgagttcaagccccatgtcgggtatagagagtacttaaaaataaaatctgaaaaataaataaaataaccttcAGTATGCTATGTGTTAGCAGTGACATACTACATTCAGCATATCCAAACATAACTCACTAAAGATCCCTAACTCCATGTACCCTGCCTGAGCTTTTTATTGATCGTGCTGTAGTTTGGTGGGTGGATTATATTCATTTAGCTCACAGTTATTTCCAATATCTTCTCCTTTATACATCAGCCTCTAAACTACGTTgcaaaggaaggcagagaaagatcTAACAGGCTCTTCATAGAACGACTGATGTCACCGAAGTTTTCAAAGGTCCCCTTCCTGCAGATTAGGAGTCTTTCTTGTTTTGTAAGAAACACCAGAGATGTATACAGGCAGCCTTCTAAAGAGATGCCTAAGACACCTTAGGGTGTCATTTCTGAAAATAGACTGAATTAATACCACCTAGACTGTGTTCATGATTACCCTGGTGTCCAGCATACCAGTTCCCACTTGAACATAGGAAGCTCACTGGGAAATGAACATCATCGGAAACCAGATACTGATTAAACTCTATAATGTTCTATCTAGTGATCATCACTCTAAACCCTCTTTTTCtgcccatgggccaaatccagtTCCCAGTTTGTAATACTCTGCCATGAATTTAAACACAGTTCAAAGATATGTCATTAATCTCATTCTccatttttcttgttaatttttcttaaattttcataaTCAATATATTACAGAATAATTAATAAAGGTTTATCAAATAGCTTTCCTCTAGGAGGAatgcagaatgaataaaaaatgtaacCTGTAAATCAAGTTCACTAAGAGAATTCAAACGTTTCAGGTGCATAGTGAAAAAATTTATTTAGGACAGATTTCAAAACTtggaagagaagacaaagaatgCACAAAAGCATCACAAAACTGTTACAtaatataaaaacacaagaaCTGAGCCTTTTAAAGAACCATAGCTCATCGGTGTATCACAGCAACACATTCAGTACCACAGGGTGGTAAGAGAAgggattttaaaggaaaaaccacTCAGCGGGACAGGACGACTGAATGACAATTTGGTACAGAGCTCTTAGAAATCATAGGAAATGTTGACGGCATTTCTCAGGGGACACGAAAAACAAAATGCTTCCAATAAATGAATAATGGGGCTACTTTTGTACTTGAAAGAAAAGACGGTGACACTTTCCCTTCTGGACCCCTTTCTGTAACATCAGCATAATGCATGACAGAGAACAATAAGGGAAGAACACCTTGGTGGTTGCCAATTGCTTAAATACTTGCCAAGAAAGCATAATCATCTTTCAATTAACTGACAGATTTCAATGCATGGCACCAAAGCAGGCCTTTCAGAAATACAAGCTAAATGGCATGAAGTGGTTTAGGAAATCTGCAAGTACCTCCCTCTACCCAAAGTCTGGCTTTCTCATAATCCATCACTCTGATTACAAAGGAACTTTCTTCTGAGAATTTCAAAATGCTTCCTGTTAGTAAAGGCAAATGGGTACGCCAGAGTGCTGGGTTACAGGATTGCTTTCTCTAGACTTTACTTGCTCTTGAACATGGCTAAATGGAAACAATTCAACTTGATTAAATGAAAACAACTTCACGCATGGGACAAGAATCTCAGAAATGGATGTCAGCAGAGTTTTTGATATGGAATTTCTTAGTAAAATGTACTACTCAGGACATGAGAGAAGGAATTAAGATAATGTTTTCCAGACGATTCTTGGCCTGAAcctaaaaatcaacaacaacaataacgaGGAACGTTTTAGACAGAGAGATATCAAACCTGAGTGAAGAAGTGAGTTCAGGAAGAGAACTCCTAAAGCTGTTAGCTTAGGGCTCTTCTGGAACCCTATATGCTAGAATATTCCAAATCTAAACTCCAGAGTTGTTCATGACTCTTTGTCCTCTGGGAGtcatttcacatatattattttaccCTTAGATAAGTACTTAAAGGGACAGAAAAGTATGGAATTGAACCAACAAGCCTGGATATCTAAATTTCTGGGGCACCCTTTCCTCAAGTCTTAGAGGGAAGAAGAGCCATGAAATTAACTCTGGTCCACGTGCCTGGGGcctaaaagaaatcaaagtacATATCATGGTAATCAGATCATGGGTTCAAACTAGTGACCAGGACCACTATAATACTTTCAAAGccaacatcttatttttttttttttttaacatcttatttTTGGACTTAGTTTTTGAGGGAATGACAATTGGTAAATGAACCCCATCAAGGCTTTGGGCAACTAGGTTTTTCTTAGCTTAATGACAAGAGATTCAAATGGC comes from the Canis aureus isolate CA01 chromosome 9, VMU_Caureus_v.1.0, whole genome shotgun sequence genome and includes:
- the GSTZ1 gene encoding maleylacetoacetate isomerase isoform X4: MQAGKPILYSYFRSSCSWRVRIALALKNIDYETIPTNLIKDGGQQLAIIEYLEETRPTPRLLPQDPKKRAYVHMISNLIVSGIQPLQNLSVLKQLRQENNLPWAQKAISSGFEALEQILQGTAGKYCVGDEVTMADLCLVPQVANAERFEVDLTPYPAISRINKTLLALEAFQVSHPCRQPDTPPELRA
- the GSTZ1 gene encoding maleylacetoacetate isomerase isoform X1, producing the protein MTESGKPILYSYFRSSCSWRVRIALALKNIDYETIPTNLIKDGGQQFSKEFQALNPMKQVPVLKIDGITIGQSLAIIEYLEETRPTPRLLPQDPKKRAYVHMISNLIVSGIQPLQNLSVLKQLRQENNLPWAQKAISSGFEALEQILQGTAGKYCVGDEVTMADLCLVPQVANAERFEVDLTPYPAISRINKTLLALEAFQVSHPCRQPDTPPELRA
- the GSTZ1 gene encoding maleylacetoacetate isomerase isoform X2; the protein is MQAGKPILYSYFRSSCSWRVRIALALKNIDYETIPTNLIKDGGQQFSKEFQALNPMKQVPVLKIDGITIGQSLAIIEYLEETRPTPRLLPQDPKKRAYVHMISNLIVSGIQPLQNLSVLKQLRQENNLPWAQKAISSGFEALEQILQGTAGKYCVGDEVTMADLCLVPQVANAERFEVDLTPYPAISRINKTLLALEAFQVSHPCRQPDTPPELRA
- the GSTZ1 gene encoding maleylacetoacetate isomerase isoform X3, with protein sequence MTESGKPILYSYFRSSCSWRVRIALALKNIDYETIPTNLIKDGGQQLAIIEYLEETRPTPRLLPQDPKKRAYVHMISNLIVSGIQPLQNLSVLKQLRQENNLPWAQKAISSGFEALEQILQGTAGKYCVGDEVTMADLCLVPQVANAERFEVDLTPYPAISRINKTLLALEAFQVSHPCRQPDTPPELRA